In Granulicella tundricola MP5ACTX9, the following are encoded in one genomic region:
- a CDS encoding type IV secretion system protein, which translates to MALLAMFQAPAQGVNWLSVFAQNLTNLTTQNGGVLTSVGMSLLSFVAIMMLVQMVISINTANWTISFRPQSVDAGTVMRFMLRLGFCALLEHFWVNPFPGASFGFNHLFSYLAEALAQVLDQTSLNTLTSLLREASTKMDTPSLTAPLELLCYMVVQAILGVSSAILFLINISSFILYGVSALFGPVFIPLYLTNSFRSKFFQYIDVLIGFAMIRAVAAAFLFVWAGFLTTFLQQTFNGDYSIAMWLANLVPVITMFVAFIFNMLFIPSLTQAIFGGAAGMAGRAESVGSQLIALVGV; encoded by the coding sequence ATGGCACTACTAGCGATGTTTCAAGCCCCAGCTCAGGGTGTGAATTGGCTCTCCGTCTTTGCGCAGAACCTTACGAACCTAACGACTCAGAACGGCGGCGTGCTGACGAGTGTCGGCATGTCTCTGCTCAGCTTCGTCGCCATCATGATGCTGGTCCAGATGGTCATCTCAATCAATACGGCCAACTGGACCATCAGCTTTCGTCCACAAAGTGTGGATGCCGGAACCGTCATGCGTTTCATGCTTAGGCTCGGCTTTTGCGCCCTGCTGGAGCACTTCTGGGTAAATCCATTCCCAGGTGCCAGCTTCGGGTTTAACCATCTGTTCAGTTACCTTGCTGAGGCGCTGGCACAGGTTTTAGACCAAACCTCTCTCAACACCCTTACCAGCCTTCTCCGTGAGGCCTCAACAAAGATGGACACGCCGTCGCTTACAGCTCCGCTTGAGCTTCTTTGCTACATGGTGGTGCAAGCAATCTTGGGTGTGTCGTCGGCCATTCTCTTCCTTATAAACATCAGCTCGTTCATTCTGTACGGCGTGTCGGCTCTGTTCGGACCAGTGTTCATTCCGCTCTATCTAACGAACTCTTTCCGCTCGAAGTTCTTCCAGTACATCGATGTGCTGATTGGTTTCGCGATGATTCGAGCCGTCGCTGCAGCCTTCCTTTTCGTCTGGGCCGGTTTCCTCACCACGTTCCTTCAGCAGACATTCAACGGGGACTACTCCATTGCAATGTGGCTCGCCAATCTTGTGCCCGTGATCACGATGTTTGTCGCCTTTATCTTCAACATGCTTTTCATTCCGAGCCTGACCCAGGCGATCTTCGGCGGGGCTGCCGGGATGGCTGGCCGTGCTGAATCCGTTGGCTCTCAACTGATAGCCCTTGTAGGGGTGTAG